The genomic DNA AGAGTTCTCCGGCATCCGTGAGCGAAAGGCTGCGTGTGGTGCGGATGACAAGAGTGACGCCCATGCTGTTTTCCAACTGGCTCAACTGGCGTGAAACATGTGAGCGAGAAACCTCTAGCTCTTCCGCCGCTTTGGTGAAATTGCCGAGTTTGGCAATCAGTACAAAGGCGCGAATGTCGGCCAGATTGAGTTGGTTAAGTTGCATTGAGAGTCCCTTTTATTTGTCATTATATGGCAACAGTTTGTGAACCTGTCGACTATATATCAACAATCTGCTTTCGCCTAGACTGCACGCATTGCAACGAACTCCTGTGTTCAGGAGAATTTTTCTCAGAATCAATAAGGTAATCCCATGAAATCATTAGTCGTTATTACAGGTGCAAGTTCTGGTATTGGTGAAGCTATCGCACGCCGTTTCAGTGAAGCGGGTCATCCACTGCTGTTGGTGGCACGCCGTGTGGAGCGTTTAGAGGCGCTGAATCTGCCCAATACACTGTGTGAAAAAGTGGATGTGACGGAGGCCGCGACCTTAGTGGCTACGATTGGGAAAGCCGAAGCGCTGTATGGCCCTGCGGATCTGCTGGTGAACAATGCTGGTGTCATGCTGCTTGGGCAGATTGATACTCAAGAAGCGAATGAATGGAAGCGCATGTTTGATGTGAATGTGCTAGGCCTGCTCAATAGTATGCACGCCGTGTTGGCCGATATGAAAGAGCGCAACCACGGTACGATCGTGAACATCAGTTCTATTGCGGGTAAGAAAACCTTCCCGAATCATGCTGCTTACTGTGGAACTAAGTTTGCGGTACATGCGATTTCTGAAAACGTGCGTGAGGAAGTGGCCGCCAGCAATGTGCGCGTGACGACGATTGCTCCAGGAGCGGTAGAAACAGAGCTGCTTTCACACACCACATCAAGCGAAATTAAGGAGGGCTACGATGCTTGGAAAGTGGATATGGGCGGTGTGTTGGCAGCGGATGATGTGGCGCGTGCGGTGCTGTTTGCTTATCAGCAGCCACAAAATGTGTGCATTCGTGAGATTGCGTTGGCACCGACTAAACAGCAGCCATAGTCGCACATGGATGAAATGTTCATCCAACGTTGAACAGTTGAAGAGAGCGATCTGAGAGGGTCGCTTTTTTGCTAATTAATCAACTTGTTGAGCTTGAATTATTAATGAGCCTACAACTTTTGTTGTATTTTTTTTGTGAAAAGAAAGTGTGCTAGCTATGCTTGTTATGAGTGTTCATTCCTATTACAAAATAGTTTTAATTTGATGACATATTTCGTTGGCGAATTTTTGAATCTAAGCAGGGCTGAATATTTTTCAGGGGTACAATAATGAAAATTGCCAACAAAATCGTGTTTTCAATGACTTTACTTTCAGTTATTGCGGTGGTTCTTGCAGGGGTGTGGATCGGTTGGAGTGCGGTAAATCTTTCCAAGCAAGCGATCTATCAACGAGCATCCCATCAACTTTTGTCGGTACGAGAAACCAAAAAAACTGAAATTGAGCGCTATTTAAAACGAGTTGCTGGTCAGTTGATCACACTCGCCAATGTCGTTTCGACAGTTGATGCGATGGAAAAGTTAACCCAGGCCTACCAAGCTTACCCCGTTGATCAAGTTCCTGCTTCTTCGTTTAGTGCTTTGAAGGATTACTACACAGCTCAATTTGGTCAGAATTACCAGAAGTTAAATAACGGCCAAGAAGCAAACCCGTTAACGCGTTTGAGCCTGTTATCCAAACCTGCGGAATCGTTACAAGCACGTTATATCGCCAGCAACCCTAATCCGCTCGGTTCCAAGCATGAATGGGTGAGTGATTCGCTAGGCAGCGAGTATGATGCTCTACATCAAAAGTACCATCCTGGAATTAAGCAGTATCTGGAGCAGTTCGGTTTATACGATGTGTTTATGGTCGATAACGACGGTAATGTGGTGTATACCGTATTCAAAGAGCTTGATTTTGCGACTAATTTACTTAATGGGCCCTACAAAGATAGCGGGCTAGCAAGAGCTTATGTGCAAGCCCAAACATTAGCCAATAATCAGTATTACCTCGATGATTTTGCTCCTTACTATCCTTCTTATGAGGCTGCGGCTTCGTTCATTTCGACCCCTATTTTTAACGGTAGCACCCGAGTCGGGGTACTTATCTTTCAGATGCCAGTGGATGAAATCAATAGCATTATGACGTTCGATTCACGCTGGAAAGAGAACGGGCTGGGCAAAACGGGGCAGAGTTATTTAGTGG from Vibrio tarriae includes the following:
- a CDS encoding SDR family oxidoreductase, whose translation is MKSLVVITGASSGIGEAIARRFSEAGHPLLLVARRVERLEALNLPNTLCEKVDVTEAATLVATIGKAEALYGPADLLVNNAGVMLLGQIDTQEANEWKRMFDVNVLGLLNSMHAVLADMKERNHGTIVNISSIAGKKTFPNHAAYCGTKFAVHAISENVREEVAASNVRVTTIAPGAVETELLSHTTSSEIKEGYDAWKVDMGGVLAADDVARAVLFAYQQPQNVCIREIALAPTKQQP